In one Podarcis muralis chromosome 7, rPodMur119.hap1.1, whole genome shotgun sequence genomic region, the following are encoded:
- the SYTL1 gene encoding synaptotagmin-like protein 1 isoform X2 produces the protein MDQDIGMDSLLDLSFLTEEEQNAIAEVLRRDSQLRMSEEGRISKLRESVSDPSWLKILSGDWFCDVRSKRHRHNHFGSDIVRASIRRKKKPKGEQNPKQRASLGDLEVISEPPAEEENAADAVDGLPSETDPQPSMSKETQMADLTLQDVIQSPEQMPENKPERSDSFSSFSSETGEEEQQNSSVPAIMVTMQSNESLENGQESTLDTSPPKNNAVGSRNKLMSTSSSFSSLSSSTMSGSMMSVFSDNDIGNVDVRGCIQFSLQYDSRKKALHIQVIQCRDLAEAKKQRSDPYVKSYLLPDKSNHSKRKTAVKKRSLDPIFNETLKYKIEKADLQGRILNLSVWHHDALSRNLFMGEVEILLNSWDWSNTSPQWYNLQPRTPVTPDALCSRGILNLALKFIPAGSGGEGLPPTGELHIWVKDAQNIIPHRGSTADSFVQCYILPDDSKVSRQRTRIVKKSLSPTFNHTMVYDGFQAKDLAEACAEFTIWDQETFSKQQLGGIRLSLGTGNSYGLPVSWMDSTEEERHAWEMVFKQPGQWVEASLPLRTNLNPRT, from the exons CAAACTGCGCGAGTCTGTCTCGGATCCCAGCTGGTTGAAGATCCTGTCAGGGGACTGGTTCTGCGATGTCCGTTCAAAGCGGCACCGGCACAATCATTTTGGCTCAGACATTGTCCGGGCTTCCATCCGTCGCAAGAAGAAGCCCAAAG GTGAACAGAACCCAAAGCAACGAGCCAGCTTAGGAGACCTGGAGGTGATCAGTGAACCCCCAGCGGAGGAGGAGAACGCGGCGGATGCAGTGGACGG GCTCCCAAGTGAGACAGATCCTCAGCCATCCATGTCGAAAGAGACTCAG atGGCTGACTTGACTCTGCAAGATGTGATCCAGTCCCCAGAGCAGATGCCTGAAAACAAGCCAG AGAGAAGCGACTCGTTTAGTAGCTTCAGCTCAGAGACTGGAGAAGAGGAGCAGCAGAACAGCAGCGTGCCAGCCATCATGGTCACCATGCAG AGCAACGAGAGTCTTGAAAATGGCCAGGAAAGCACTTTGGATACATCACCACCAAAGAACAATGCAGTGGGTTCCCGGAATAAACTGATGAGCACCAGTTCCTCGTTTTCCAGTCTAAGCTCATCCACA ATGAGTGGCAGCATGATGAGCGTGTTCAGCGACAACGACATTGGAAACGTGGACGTCCGTGGCTGCATCCAGTTCTCCCTGCAATATGACTCCAGGAAGAAGGCGCTGCATATCCAAGTCATCCAGTGCCGAGACTTGGCTGAAGCCAAGAAGCAGCGATCAGATCC GTACGTGAAATCCTACCTCCTTCCCGACAAATCCAATCACAGTAAGAGAAAAACTGCTGTCAAGAAGAGGAGCCTAGATCCCATCTTCAACGAGACCCTTAAG TACAAGATTGAGAAAGCTGACCTGCAGGGCCGGATCCTGAACCTCTCTGTCTGGCATCACGATGCCTTGAGCCGAAACCTCTTCATGGGAGAAGTGGAGATTCTATTGAATTCCTGGGACTGGAGCAACACGAGTCCTCAGTGGTACAACCTCCAGCCTAGG ACCCCGGTCACTCCTGATGCTCTCTGCAGCCGTGGCATCCTCAACCTGGCCTTGAAGTTCATCCCGGCTGGATCAGGAG GGGAAGGGCTTCCTCCCACTGGCGAGCTTCACATCTGGGTGAAGGATGCACAGAACATCATTCCCCACCGGGGCAGCACAGCAGACTCTTTTGTTCAGTG CTACATCCTCCCTGACGACAGCAAGGTGAGCCGACAGAGGACCCGCATTGTGAAGAAGAGCCTCAGCCCCACTTTCAACCACACCATGGTTTACGATGGGTTCCAGGCCAAGGACTTGGCtgaggcatgtgcagagttcaccaTCTGGGACCAGGAGACATTCTCTAAGCAGCAGCTCGGAGGCATCCGGCTCAGCCTTGGCACTG GGAACAGCTACGGCCTGCCTGTCTCCTGGATGGATTCGACGGAAGAGGAGCGCCACGCCTGGGAGATGGTGTTCAAGCAGCCTGGGCAGTGGGTGGAAGCGAGTCTTCCCTTGAGGACCAACTTGAACCCCAGGACTTAA
- the SYTL1 gene encoding synaptotagmin-like protein 1 isoform X1, translating to MDQDIGMDSLLDLSFLTEEEQNAIAEVLRRDSQLRMSEEGRISKLRESVSDPSWLKILSGDWFCDVRSKRHRHNHFGSDIVRASIRRKKKPKAGEQNPKQRASLGDLEVISEPPAEEENAADAVDGLPSETDPQPSMSKETQMADLTLQDVIQSPEQMPENKPERSDSFSSFSSETGEEEQQNSSVPAIMVTMQSNESLENGQESTLDTSPPKNNAVGSRNKLMSTSSSFSSLSSSTMSGSMMSVFSDNDIGNVDVRGCIQFSLQYDSRKKALHIQVIQCRDLAEAKKQRSDPYVKSYLLPDKSNHSKRKTAVKKRSLDPIFNETLKYKIEKADLQGRILNLSVWHHDALSRNLFMGEVEILLNSWDWSNTSPQWYNLQPRTPVTPDALCSRGILNLALKFIPAGSGGEGLPPTGELHIWVKDAQNIIPHRGSTADSFVQCYILPDDSKVSRQRTRIVKKSLSPTFNHTMVYDGFQAKDLAEACAEFTIWDQETFSKQQLGGIRLSLGTGNSYGLPVSWMDSTEEERHAWEMVFKQPGQWVEASLPLRTNLNPRT from the exons CAAACTGCGCGAGTCTGTCTCGGATCCCAGCTGGTTGAAGATCCTGTCAGGGGACTGGTTCTGCGATGTCCGTTCAAAGCGGCACCGGCACAATCATTTTGGCTCAGACATTGTCCGGGCTTCCATCCGTCGCAAGAAGAAGCCCAAAG CAGGTGAACAGAACCCAAAGCAACGAGCCAGCTTAGGAGACCTGGAGGTGATCAGTGAACCCCCAGCGGAGGAGGAGAACGCGGCGGATGCAGTGGACGG GCTCCCAAGTGAGACAGATCCTCAGCCATCCATGTCGAAAGAGACTCAG atGGCTGACTTGACTCTGCAAGATGTGATCCAGTCCCCAGAGCAGATGCCTGAAAACAAGCCAG AGAGAAGCGACTCGTTTAGTAGCTTCAGCTCAGAGACTGGAGAAGAGGAGCAGCAGAACAGCAGCGTGCCAGCCATCATGGTCACCATGCAG AGCAACGAGAGTCTTGAAAATGGCCAGGAAAGCACTTTGGATACATCACCACCAAAGAACAATGCAGTGGGTTCCCGGAATAAACTGATGAGCACCAGTTCCTCGTTTTCCAGTCTAAGCTCATCCACA ATGAGTGGCAGCATGATGAGCGTGTTCAGCGACAACGACATTGGAAACGTGGACGTCCGTGGCTGCATCCAGTTCTCCCTGCAATATGACTCCAGGAAGAAGGCGCTGCATATCCAAGTCATCCAGTGCCGAGACTTGGCTGAAGCCAAGAAGCAGCGATCAGATCC GTACGTGAAATCCTACCTCCTTCCCGACAAATCCAATCACAGTAAGAGAAAAACTGCTGTCAAGAAGAGGAGCCTAGATCCCATCTTCAACGAGACCCTTAAG TACAAGATTGAGAAAGCTGACCTGCAGGGCCGGATCCTGAACCTCTCTGTCTGGCATCACGATGCCTTGAGCCGAAACCTCTTCATGGGAGAAGTGGAGATTCTATTGAATTCCTGGGACTGGAGCAACACGAGTCCTCAGTGGTACAACCTCCAGCCTAGG ACCCCGGTCACTCCTGATGCTCTCTGCAGCCGTGGCATCCTCAACCTGGCCTTGAAGTTCATCCCGGCTGGATCAGGAG GGGAAGGGCTTCCTCCCACTGGCGAGCTTCACATCTGGGTGAAGGATGCACAGAACATCATTCCCCACCGGGGCAGCACAGCAGACTCTTTTGTTCAGTG CTACATCCTCCCTGACGACAGCAAGGTGAGCCGACAGAGGACCCGCATTGTGAAGAAGAGCCTCAGCCCCACTTTCAACCACACCATGGTTTACGATGGGTTCCAGGCCAAGGACTTGGCtgaggcatgtgcagagttcaccaTCTGGGACCAGGAGACATTCTCTAAGCAGCAGCTCGGAGGCATCCGGCTCAGCCTTGGCACTG GGAACAGCTACGGCCTGCCTGTCTCCTGGATGGATTCGACGGAAGAGGAGCGCCACGCCTGGGAGATGGTGTTCAAGCAGCCTGGGCAGTGGGTGGAAGCGAGTCTTCCCTTGAGGACCAACTTGAACCCCAGGACTTAA